One Haemorhous mexicanus isolate bHaeMex1 chromosome 9, bHaeMex1.pri, whole genome shotgun sequence DNA segment encodes these proteins:
- the LOC132330990 gene encoding cytochrome b-c1 complex subunit 6, mitochondrial yields the protein MGQRGEPEEEEEELVDPLTTLREQCEQIEQCVKARERLEVCNERVSSRSQTEEQCTEELFDFLHARDHCVAHKLFSKLK from the exons ATGGGGCAGCGCGGCGAGCCCGAG gaggaagaggaagagctcGTG GACCCCCTGACCACGTTGCGGGAGCAGTGCGAGCAGATAGAGCAATGCGTGAAGGCGCGGGAGCGGCTGGAGGTGTGTAACGAGCGGGTGTCCTCCCGCTCCCAGACTGAGGAGCAGTGCACTGAGGAGCTCTTCGACTTCCTGCACGCCAGGGACCACTGT GTTGCTCACAAGCTTTTCAGTAAGCTGAAGTGA